The following is a genomic window from Cytophagia bacterium CHB2.
TTGAGTTCTTCGACAGCGGCGAAGCTCGATCCGCGTTTGCGCCTGCTGGTGCAGCAGCCGCTGTTTCAAAAAGGCTTGTTGGCAAAAACCGGCGCATTGCACACGACGGCTTCCGATGAACGCATCAACCTATTGGTCAAAACCAAAGGAGCCGGTGATGAAATCACCGCCAACGGCGGTCGCGTGCTCGCCATGATCGGTGATATTGCCGTTGTCGAAACGCCGGTCGAGCGCCTGGAAACACTCGCGAATTTGCCAAGCGTGGTTTATCTGGAAGCTTCCAAGTTGATGAAGCTCAGCAACGATACCGGTACCACGGAATCGCGCGGCAAAGCGGCAAGGCAACAATTCAATCTCAGCGGCAGAAACGTCCTGGTCGGCGTCATCGATTCCGGCATTGATTGGCGGCACGATGATTTTCGCACGGCGCAGGGCCAAACGCGCATCAAATTCATTTTGGATCTCAGTCAAGGCGGCGCCGTTTACACCGAGGCGCAGATCAATGCTGCATTATCCGGCGGCGGAACCGTCAGCGAAGCCGATCGCAACGGCCACGGCTCGCATGTGATGGGCACAGCAGCGGGCAATGGCCGCGCCACCGGCGCCAACATTCCCGCAGGAACATATGCCGGCATGGCGCCGGAAGCCGATCTTGTGGCGATAAAATCTCAAAATGGCGACAACGGCACCATTTCCGAGGCCGATGCCATTCGCGGCATGAAATTTATCGACAGCGTTGCCGCCGTGTTGGGCAAGCCGTATGTCATCAATCTGAGTTTTGGCGGACATAGCGGCGCGCACGACGGCACGAGCTTGCAAGAGCAGGCCATCGACAATCTCGTCGGGCCAGGCAAAAGCGGCAAAGTTATTGTGGCTGCCGCCGGAAACGATGGTGATGAAAACATTCACGCCGGCGGAACGCTGAACAGCGGGTCCGTTACGATTGATTTCAATCTTCCTTCCTTTACCGCCACTTCCGGCACACAAAATGATTACGTGCAAATCGAAGCGTGGTATTCCGGCGCCGCCAATCTCAGCTTTCGCCTGACGGCGCCAAACAACGCGCAATACACCGCCAATAGCGGCGTGCGGTTTGGGCAAGATACGCCCAATGGCGCGGTTATTATCGACAATGCCTCGGCCGGCGTCAAT
Proteins encoded in this region:
- a CDS encoding T9SS type A sorting domain-containing protein, which gives rise to MRKDNALFLSAAVFFLSQTLLFAGELSSSTAAKLDPRLRLLVQQPLFQKGLLAKTGALHTTASDERINLLVKTKGAGDEITANGGRVLAMIGDIAVVETPVERLETLANLPSVVYLEASKLMKLSNDTGTTESRGKAARQQFNLSGRNVLVGVIDSGIDWRHDDFRTAQGQTRIKFILDLSQGGAVYTEAQINAALSGGGTVSEADRNGHGSHVMGTAAGNGRATGANIPAGTYAGMAPEADLVAIKSQNGDNGTISEADAIRGMKFIDSVAAVLGKPYVINLSFGGHSGAHDGTSLQEQAIDNLVGPGKSGKVIVAAAGNDGDENIHAGGTLNSGSVTIDFNLPSFTATSGTQNDYVQIEAWYSGAANLSFRLTAPNNAQYTANSGVRFGQDTPNGAVIIDNASAGVNPLNGDKEVLMQIFDFSSNVPAAGTWRLTISGAAPRYDLWLTASTMGASLTSNIDETRTLTMPGTANNIITVGAWDTKKLWTDLDGNQLQNPSATVNTSGAFSGNGPTRDGRIKPEISAPGRMIASTLSAEASPNAQFSVWKGTATFPNAYILRDNRHAIGLGTSFAAPNVAGGIALMLERNPGFDAIQIRNMLTGTAKNDGFTGATPNNKWGYGKVDFVAALTTTAVTNPESGGQPPQKFALLQNYPNPFNPTTVISFELPVNSEVTLSVYNTNGQLVKQVANGNFASGSHSFIWDATDARGIRVASGVYLYVIKAGEFTSQRKLVLLK